The following coding sequences are from one Pseudomonas oryzae window:
- the cobF gene encoding precorrin-6A synthase (deacetylating), whose product MKELLLVGIGAGDPDYITQQAINALRRADVIFLMDKGPAKHKLNALRREICARFLDGHSPRFAEGQQPERERDAADYRASVDDLNRDKQAVFEQLIDEQMSDGEVAAFMVWGDPSLYDSSIRIIEAIAAARSDLSFDVIPGITSLQALTARHRVPLNSIGRAVEITTGRLLAEGWPQGVDSVAVMLDAKDTYLRFVGQRLHIYWGAYVGTADEILIAGPLDEVAERIAATRARARERNGWIMDSYLLRNSGTARE is encoded by the coding sequence ATGAAAGAACTGCTGCTGGTCGGCATCGGCGCCGGCGACCCGGACTACATCACCCAACAGGCGATCAACGCCCTGCGCCGCGCCGACGTGATCTTCCTGATGGACAAGGGCCCGGCCAAACACAAGCTCAACGCCCTGCGCCGTGAAATCTGCGCGCGCTTTCTGGATGGCCACAGCCCGCGCTTCGCCGAAGGCCAGCAGCCGGAGCGCGAACGCGACGCCGCCGACTACCGCGCCAGCGTGGACGACCTGAACCGCGACAAGCAGGCGGTGTTCGAGCAACTGATCGACGAGCAGATGAGCGATGGCGAAGTCGCCGCCTTCATGGTCTGGGGCGACCCCTCGCTGTACGACAGCAGCATCCGCATCATCGAGGCCATCGCCGCCGCGCGCAGCGACCTCAGCTTTGATGTGATCCCCGGCATCACCAGCCTGCAGGCCCTCACCGCCCGCCACCGCGTGCCGCTCAACAGCATCGGCCGCGCCGTGGAAATCACCACCGGCCGCCTGCTCGCCGAAGGCTGGCCGCAGGGCGTGGACAGCGTGGCGGTGATGCTCGATGCCAAGGACACCTACCTGCGTTTCGTCGGCCAGCGCCTGCATATCTATTGGGGGGCTTATGTGGGGACGGCGGACGAGATCCTGATCGCCGGGCCGCTGGACGAGGTGGCGGAACGCATCGCCGCGACCCGTGCGCGGGCGCGCGAGCGCAACGGCTGGATCATGGACAGCTACTTGTTGCGCAATAGCGGGACGGCGCGGGAGTGA
- a CDS encoding 3-deoxy-7-phosphoheptulonate synthase, whose protein sequence is MNASVTALRAQPVPPLTTRRRETPLPSPTDLRQQLPLPAALAAQVQAQREAIRAVLDGRDPRLLVVVGPCSLHDPVSALEYADRLAALAPQVGDQLLLVMRAYVEKPRTTIGWKGLVYDPQLDGSGDMAEGLALSRRLMLAMLERGLPLATELLQPLVAGYFDDLLGWAAIGARTSESQVHRELISGLDLPVGFKNGTDGSLSIACDAMRSAAHAHQHFGVDGLGRPALVQTDGNPDTHLVLRGGHGGPNFDAASVAVARAGLAKQGIAARIMVDCSHANSGKDPLRQPAVLASVLDQRLAGDGTLRGVMLESHLEDGCQPLSAELRYGVSITDGCLGWSGTEAILREAAQRLRAAG, encoded by the coding sequence ATGAATGCTTCCGTTACCGCTCTGCGCGCACAGCCCGTGCCGCCGCTCACCACTCGCCGCCGCGAAACCCCGCTGCCGAGCCCCACCGATCTGCGCCAGCAGCTGCCGCTGCCCGCCGCTCTCGCCGCCCAGGTGCAGGCCCAGCGCGAGGCCATCCGCGCCGTGCTCGACGGCCGCGATCCGCGCCTGCTGGTCGTCGTCGGCCCCTGTTCCCTGCACGATCCCGTTTCCGCCCTCGAATACGCCGACCGCCTGGCCGCGCTGGCGCCGCAGGTCGGCGACCAGCTGCTGCTGGTGATGCGCGCCTACGTCGAGAAACCGCGCACCACCATCGGCTGGAAGGGCCTGGTGTACGACCCGCAGCTGGACGGCAGCGGCGACATGGCGGAGGGCCTGGCGCTGTCGCGCCGGCTGATGCTGGCCATGCTCGAACGCGGCCTGCCGCTGGCCACCGAACTGCTGCAGCCGCTGGTCGCCGGTTACTTCGACGACCTGCTGGGCTGGGCCGCCATCGGCGCGCGCACCAGCGAATCGCAGGTGCACCGCGAGCTGATCAGCGGCCTGGATCTGCCGGTGGGCTTCAAGAACGGCACCGACGGCAGCCTGAGCATCGCCTGCGATGCCATGCGCTCGGCGGCGCACGCGCACCAGCACTTCGGCGTGGACGGCCTGGGCCGGCCGGCGCTGGTGCAGACCGACGGCAACCCGGATACCCATCTGGTGCTGCGCGGTGGTCACGGCGGGCCGAACTTCGATGCCGCCAGCGTCGCCGTGGCACGCGCGGGGCTGGCCAAGCAGGGCATCGCCGCGCGGATCATGGTCGACTGCAGCCACGCCAACAGCGGCAAGGACCCGCTGCGCCAGCCGGCGGTGCTGGCCAGCGTGCTCGACCAGCGCCTGGCCGGCGACGGCACCTTGCGCGGGGTGATGCTGGAGAGCCACCTGGAAGACGGCTGCCAGCCGCTGTCCGCCGAGCTGCGCTACGGCGTGTCGATCACCGACGGCTGCCTGGGCTGGAGCGGCACCGAGGCAATTTTGCGCGAGGCGGCGCAGCGCTTGCGCGCCGCTGGCTGA
- the cobW gene encoding cobalamin biosynthesis protein CobW: MKSLAKLPVTIVTGFLGAGKTTLLRHMLGHAEGRRIAVIVNEFGELGIDGEILKQCAIGCSEEEASGRVFELANGCLCCTVQEEFFPVMRELVARRGELDHILIETSGLALPKPLVQAFNWPEIRNACTVDAVITVVDSPAVAAGTFAAFPEQVDAQRKQDPNLDHESPLHELFADQLASADLVILNKADLLDAEALAAVRMEVAEELPPAVKVVEAHGGELPLDVLLGLNCETELHIDGRRTHHDEEDEDHDHEEFDSFAVELPAADETRLLQALKDAVASHGILRIKGFAAIPGKPMRLLLQGVGQRFDKHFDRAWQADEARLTRLVVIGQALDQAAIAAELQAALAG; this comes from the coding sequence ATGAAATCCCTCGCCAAACTTCCCGTCACCATCGTCACCGGCTTCCTCGGCGCCGGCAAAACCACCCTGCTGCGCCACATGCTCGGCCATGCCGAAGGCCGGCGCATCGCGGTGATCGTCAACGAGTTCGGCGAACTGGGCATCGACGGCGAAATCCTCAAGCAATGCGCGATCGGCTGCTCGGAAGAGGAAGCCAGCGGTCGGGTCTTCGAGCTGGCCAACGGCTGCCTGTGCTGCACCGTGCAGGAAGAATTCTTCCCGGTGATGCGCGAGCTGGTCGCCCGCCGCGGCGAGCTCGACCACATCCTCATCGAGACCTCCGGCCTGGCCCTGCCCAAGCCGCTGGTGCAGGCCTTCAACTGGCCGGAAATCCGTAACGCCTGCACCGTCGACGCGGTGATCACCGTGGTCGACAGCCCGGCCGTGGCCGCCGGCACCTTCGCCGCCTTCCCCGAGCAGGTCGACGCCCAGCGCAAGCAGGACCCCAACCTCGACCACGAGTCGCCGCTGCACGAGCTGTTCGCCGACCAGCTGGCCAGCGCCGACCTGGTCATCCTCAACAAGGCCGACCTGCTCGACGCCGAGGCGCTGGCCGCGGTGCGCATGGAAGTCGCCGAGGAGCTGCCGCCGGCGGTCAAGGTCGTCGAGGCCCACGGCGGCGAGCTGCCGCTGGACGTGCTGCTCGGCCTCAACTGCGAGACCGAGCTGCACATCGACGGCCGCCGCACCCACCACGACGAGGAGGACGAGGACCACGACCACGAGGAGTTCGACTCCTTCGCCGTGGAGCTGCCCGCGGCCGACGAGACGCGCCTGCTGCAAGCGCTGAAGGACGCGGTCGCCAGCCACGGCATCCTGCGCATCAAGGGCTTCGCCGCCATCCCCGGCAAGCCGATGCGCCTGCTGCTGCAGGGCGTTGGCCAGCGCTTCGACAAGCACTTCGACCGCGCCTGGCAGGCCGACGAGGCGCGCCTCACCCGCCTGGTGGTGATCGGCCAGGCGCTGGACCAGGCGGCCATCGCCGCCGAACTGCAGGCGGCGCTGGCCGGCTGA
- a CDS encoding vWA domain-containing protein — protein sequence MAKKALSIRPRPATGADALPLPGQAPGGRSGARGNGAPTRIDWPATLAHGRPRRHADLRWHARQLRPGELWLVIVDASASTRRHGALAQAKGLLAELFASAYRQRARLAVLEAGGAQPRWLWQGRKASSELHSWLQQLGAGGGTPIIEALQLATLWLVRRQRYKPGERQRLLLLTDGRLRDWPRLAALPCPGLLLDIERAPIRLGRARQLAAELGADYHHIDELAPSPRAPTWNRP from the coding sequence CTGGCCAAAAAAGCCCTGAGCATCCGCCCGCGCCCGGCCACAGGCGCGGATGCCCTACCCCTCCCCGGCCAGGCCCCAGGCGGACGCAGCGGCGCCCGCGGCAACGGCGCGCCCACGCGCATCGACTGGCCGGCGACCCTCGCCCACGGCCGCCCGCGCCGCCACGCCGATCTGCGCTGGCACGCCCGTCAGCTGCGCCCCGGCGAGCTGTGGCTGGTGATCGTCGACGCCTCGGCCAGCACCCGCCGCCACGGCGCGCTGGCCCAGGCCAAGGGCCTGCTCGCGGAGCTGTTCGCCAGCGCCTACCGCCAGCGCGCGCGCCTGGCCGTGCTCGAAGCCGGCGGCGCCCAGCCGCGCTGGCTGTGGCAGGGACGGAAGGCTTCCAGCGAATTGCACAGCTGGCTGCAGCAACTCGGCGCCGGCGGCGGCACCCCGATCATCGAAGCCCTGCAACTGGCCACGCTCTGGCTGGTGCGCCGCCAGCGCTACAAGCCGGGCGAACGCCAGCGCCTGCTGCTGCTCACCGACGGCCGCCTGCGCGACTGGCCGCGCCTGGCCGCGCTGCCCTGCCCCGGCCTGCTGCTGGACATCGAGCGCGCGCCCATCCGCCTCGGCCGCGCCCGTCAGTTGGCCGCCGAGCTGGGCGCCGACTACCACCATATCGACGAACTGGCGCCGAGTCCCCGCGCGCCCACCTGGAACAGACCATGA
- the cobM gene encoding precorrin-4 C(11)-methyltransferase, which translates to MTVYFIGAGPGDPELITVKGQRLLRSCPVILYAGSLVPEAVLQGHSAELVVNTAELHLDEIIALISAADARGQDVARVHSGDPSLYGAIGEQIRQLRALGIAFEIVPGVTATSACAALLESELTLPEVAQTVILTRYASKSNMPEGEQLGDLARHRATMAIHLGVQHLGRIVAELLPHYGSDCPIAVVHRASWPDQDWVSGTLADIEQRVRAKGFRRTALILVGRVLGAEGFADSALYHQDTRHLFRRAGDAGSTDSH; encoded by the coding sequence ATGACTGTCTATTTCATCGGCGCCGGCCCCGGCGACCCCGAGCTGATCACCGTCAAGGGTCAGCGTCTGCTGCGCAGTTGCCCGGTGATCCTCTACGCCGGCTCGCTGGTCCCCGAGGCGGTGCTGCAGGGGCATAGCGCCGAGCTGGTGGTCAACACCGCCGAACTGCATCTGGACGAGATCATCGCGCTGATCAGCGCCGCCGACGCGCGCGGCCAGGACGTGGCCCGCGTGCACTCCGGCGATCCGTCCCTGTACGGCGCCATCGGCGAGCAGATCCGTCAGCTGCGCGCGCTGGGCATCGCCTTCGAGATCGTGCCCGGCGTCACCGCCACCTCGGCCTGCGCGGCCCTGCTGGAAAGCGAGCTGACCCTGCCGGAGGTAGCGCAGACGGTGATCCTCACCCGATACGCCAGCAAATCGAACATGCCCGAGGGCGAGCAGTTGGGGGACTTGGCGCGCCACCGCGCCACCATGGCCATCCATCTGGGTGTCCAGCATCTCGGCCGGATCGTCGCCGAGCTGTTGCCGCACTACGGCAGCGACTGCCCGATCGCCGTGGTGCACCGCGCCAGCTGGCCGGATCAGGACTGGGTCAGCGGCACCCTCGCCGATATCGAGCAGCGGGTGCGCGCCAAGGGCTTTCGCCGCACGGCGCTGATCCTGGTCGGCCGGGTGCTCGGCGCCGAGGGCTTCGCCGACTCGGCGCTCTACCACCAGGACACCCGCCACCTGTTCAGGCGGGCCGGCGACGCAGGCAGTACAGACTCGCACTGA
- a CDS encoding CbtB domain-containing protein yields MSSSALSSSASVTLPLSQRLLLAVGSCLLGAALIFVAGFSHLEVVHNAAHDTRHSAAFPCH; encoded by the coding sequence ATGTCCAGCAGCGCACTATCGTCTTCCGCCTCCGTCACCCTCCCTCTCTCGCAACGCCTGCTCCTCGCCGTCGGCAGCTGCCTGCTCGGCGCGGCGCTGATCTTCGTCGCCGGCTTCTCGCACCTCGAAGTGGTGCACAACGCTGCCCACGACACCCGGCACAGCGCGGCGTTTCCCTGCCACTGA
- a CDS encoding ATP-binding protein: MQPHFPLAAVVAADDLKLALCLAAIDPALGGVLIEGPRGMAKSTLARGVADLLDGGRFVTLPLGASEERIVGTLDLDAALGEGRARFSPGVLANAHGGVLYVDEVNLLPDHLVDLLLDVAASGINHVERDGLSHSHPARFVLIGTMNPEEGELRPQLLDRFGLKVQLGGTPEPAQRAEIVRRRLAFDEAPQAFLARWQREQDALRQRCAEARRRLSEIPLDDASLDAIAQRCFAAAVDGLRADLVWLRGARAHAAWRGASRIEAQDIDALEPFVLAHRRRGQTPPAASQPPAPNQSEQQPSQQERGEGQWGALPPQAVAVGERRAPPAWPKKP, from the coding sequence ATGCAGCCCCATTTCCCCCTGGCCGCCGTGGTGGCCGCCGACGACCTCAAACTGGCGCTGTGCCTGGCCGCCATCGATCCGGCCCTGGGCGGCGTGCTGATCGAAGGGCCGCGCGGCATGGCCAAGTCGACCCTGGCGCGCGGCGTGGCCGACCTGCTCGACGGCGGGCGCTTCGTCACCCTGCCGCTGGGCGCCAGCGAGGAACGCATCGTCGGCACCCTCGACCTCGACGCCGCGCTCGGCGAGGGCCGCGCGCGCTTCTCCCCCGGCGTGCTGGCCAACGCCCACGGCGGGGTGCTCTACGTCGACGAGGTCAACCTGCTGCCCGACCACCTGGTCGACCTGCTGCTCGACGTGGCCGCCAGCGGCATCAACCACGTCGAGCGCGATGGCCTGTCGCACAGCCACCCGGCGCGCTTCGTGCTGATCGGCACCATGAACCCCGAGGAAGGCGAGCTGCGCCCGCAGTTGCTCGACCGCTTCGGCCTCAAGGTGCAGCTCGGCGGTACGCCCGAGCCCGCGCAGCGCGCCGAGATCGTCCGGCGCCGCCTGGCCTTCGACGAGGCGCCGCAGGCCTTCCTCGCCCGATGGCAGCGCGAGCAGGACGCCCTGCGCCAGCGCTGCGCCGAGGCGCGCCGACGCCTGAGCGAAATCCCGCTGGACGACGCCAGCCTGGACGCCATCGCCCAGCGCTGCTTCGCCGCCGCCGTGGACGGCCTGCGCGCCGACCTGGTCTGGCTGCGCGGCGCCCGCGCCCACGCCGCCTGGCGCGGCGCGAGCCGGATCGAGGCGCAGGATATCGACGCCCTGGAGCCCTTCGTCCTCGCCCATCGCCGCCGCGGGCAAACGCCACCCGCCGCCAGCCAGCCACCGGCACCGAACCAGTCGGAACAACAGCCCTCCCAACAGGAGCGGGGCGAAGGCCAGTGGGGCGCGCTGCCGCCGCAGGCCGTGGCGGTCGGCGAGCGCCGCGCGCCGCCGGCCTGGCCAAAAAAGCCCTGA
- the cobN gene encoding cobaltochelatase subunit CobN: MHLLRTQPGVPLPADSIADLGQTPAELAILCTGDSHLSLLAAVARELPEDYPSLRLASPAQLPNHASVDFYVEQVLQHAKVILISVHGGVSYWRYGIERLVELAARGAKLILVPGDDSPDPELSGLGNVAAAESERLWQYLRQGGVNNARAFFHCIASLYLQRDYPWREPRALPRVGIHHPRHSDAALDHWRADWQADRPVAALLFYRTHVQAANTAFVDAFCERLQMQGLNPLPIAVASLKEAACLARVEDWLDQAGASVILNTTGFAMSNPEAPGLRPFRRDVPVLQALCALDSEQQWQASAQGLGTRDLAMHVALPELDGRLITRPISFKGLAWRSERSQSDVVCYHAHLPGMDFIAELARRWCELARRPNAAKRVALVLANYPTRDGRIGNGVGLDTPAAALNILRALEQQGYPVEDLPDSGTALIHQLLGGVTNDLDNLDLRPCAQSLALADYQQFFDELPAANREAVLQRWGGPQQDPMFRSGRLMIAGLRFGQTFVGIQPARGYQLDAAAVYHDPDLVPPHGYLAFYFWLRRTFAADAVIHVGKHGNLEWLPGKSVGLSEQCWPGALLGPLPNIYPFIVNDPGEGAQAKRRTQAVIVDHLMPPLTRAESYGPLRDLERLADEYYEASQLDPRRAVELRGEILRKVRETSLDRELGLQLNDDADSWLPQLDAYLCDLKESQIRDGLHVFGESPAGALRRDTLLALLRLPRGDGQGANASLLRALARDLALDFDPLDCAMAEPWTGPRPAALLALSEGPWRTAGDTRERLELLALQLIGGREGAAVGPASALVLDELHERIAPLLDACGPAEMGGLLAALAGRFVPAGPSGAPSRGRLDVLPTGRNFYSVDVRNLPTPTAWRIAVLASERLLERHLQDHGDHLRQLGLSVWGTATMRTGGDDIAQALALLGVRPVWQAGSQRVERFEVLPLEQLGRPRVDVTLRVSGFFRDAFANLIRLFDDAVQAVADLDEPEELNPLSARVWREALRLEDSGLGEAEARRQAGWRVFGAKPGAYGAGVQNAIEERLWQTRADLAEVYLNWGGYAYGKGAEGTPARAQFAERLEQLQAVLHNQDNREHDLLDSNDYYQFQGGMLAAVETLRGARVASYHGDNSQPDAPRIRSLQQELSRVVRARAANPKWIEGMKRHGYKGAFELAATVDYLFAFDATSELVEDHQYALLADAYLLDRDTRDFIQRHNPGALQDILERLLEAQQRGLWEHPGEYRAALENLLLDAEEG, encoded by the coding sequence ATGCACCTGCTGCGCACCCAGCCCGGCGTCCCGTTGCCGGCCGACAGCATCGCCGACCTCGGCCAGACGCCGGCCGAGCTGGCGATCCTCTGCACCGGCGACTCGCACCTGTCGTTGCTGGCCGCGGTCGCCCGCGAGCTGCCCGAGGACTACCCGAGCCTGCGCCTGGCCAGCCCGGCGCAGCTGCCCAACCACGCCTCGGTGGACTTCTACGTCGAGCAGGTGCTGCAGCACGCCAAGGTCATCCTGATTTCCGTGCATGGCGGCGTCAGCTACTGGCGCTACGGCATCGAGCGGCTGGTCGAGCTGGCCGCGCGCGGCGCCAAGCTGATCCTGGTGCCCGGCGACGACAGCCCCGATCCCGAGCTGAGCGGCCTGGGCAACGTCGCCGCGGCCGAGTCCGAGCGGCTCTGGCAGTACCTGCGCCAGGGCGGTGTCAACAACGCCCGCGCCTTCTTCCACTGCATCGCCAGCCTGTACCTGCAGCGCGACTACCCCTGGCGGGAGCCGCGCGCCCTGCCCCGCGTCGGCATCCATCACCCGCGCCACAGCGACGCCGCGCTCGATCACTGGCGCGCCGACTGGCAGGCGGACCGGCCGGTGGCGGCGCTGCTGTTCTACCGCACCCACGTGCAGGCGGCGAACACCGCCTTCGTCGACGCCTTTTGCGAACGCCTGCAGATGCAGGGCCTCAACCCGCTGCCGATCGCCGTGGCCAGCCTCAAGGAAGCGGCGTGCCTCGCCCGGGTCGAGGACTGGCTGGACCAGGCCGGCGCCAGCGTGATCCTCAACACCACCGGCTTTGCCATGAGCAACCCGGAAGCGCCGGGGCTGCGCCCCTTCCGCCGCGACGTGCCCGTCCTGCAGGCCCTCTGCGCCCTGGATAGCGAACAACAGTGGCAGGCCAGCGCCCAGGGCCTCGGCACGCGCGACCTGGCCATGCACGTCGCCCTGCCCGAGCTGGACGGCCGCCTGATCACCCGGCCGATCAGCTTCAAGGGCCTGGCCTGGCGCAGCGAGCGCAGCCAGAGCGACGTGGTCTGCTACCACGCCCACCTGCCGGGCATGGACTTCATCGCCGAGCTGGCGCGCCGCTGGTGCGAACTGGCGCGCCGGCCCAACGCCGCCAAGCGCGTCGCCCTGGTGCTGGCCAACTACCCGACCCGCGACGGACGCATCGGCAACGGCGTCGGCCTGGACACCCCGGCCGCCGCGCTGAACATCCTGCGCGCCCTCGAGCAGCAGGGTTACCCGGTCGAAGACCTGCCGGACAGCGGGACCGCGCTGATCCACCAGTTGCTCGGCGGGGTGACCAACGACCTGGACAACCTCGACCTGCGTCCCTGCGCGCAGAGCCTGGCGCTGGCCGACTACCAGCAGTTCTTCGATGAACTGCCGGCTGCCAACCGAGAAGCCGTGCTGCAGCGCTGGGGCGGCCCGCAGCAGGATCCGATGTTCCGCAGCGGCCGGCTGATGATCGCCGGCCTGCGCTTCGGCCAGACCTTCGTCGGCATCCAGCCGGCGCGCGGCTATCAACTCGACGCCGCCGCGGTCTACCACGACCCTGACCTGGTGCCGCCGCACGGCTACCTGGCCTTCTACTTCTGGCTACGCCGCACCTTCGCCGCCGACGCGGTGATCCACGTCGGCAAGCATGGCAACCTGGAGTGGCTGCCGGGCAAGAGCGTCGGCCTGTCCGAACAGTGCTGGCCCGGCGCGCTGCTCGGCCCGCTGCCAAACATCTACCCGTTCATCGTCAACGACCCCGGCGAAGGCGCCCAGGCCAAGCGGCGCACCCAGGCGGTGATCGTCGACCACCTGATGCCGCCGCTGACCCGCGCCGAGAGCTACGGCCCGCTGCGCGACCTGGAGCGCCTGGCCGACGAATACTACGAGGCCAGCCAGCTCGACCCGCGCCGCGCCGTGGAACTGCGCGGCGAGATCCTGCGCAAGGTGCGCGAGACCAGCCTCGACCGCGAGCTGGGCCTGCAGCTCAACGACGATGCGGACAGCTGGCTGCCGCAGCTGGACGCCTACCTGTGCGACCTCAAGGAATCGCAGATCCGCGACGGCCTGCACGTATTCGGCGAATCGCCGGCCGGCGCGCTGCGCCGCGACACCCTGCTGGCGCTGCTGCGCCTGCCCCGCGGCGACGGCCAGGGCGCCAACGCCAGCCTGCTGCGCGCGCTGGCCCGTGACCTGGCGTTGGACTTCGACCCGCTCGACTGCGCCATGGCCGAGCCTTGGACCGGCCCGCGCCCCGCCGCCCTGCTCGCGCTGAGCGAGGGTCCCTGGCGCACGGCCGGCGACACCCGCGAGCGCCTGGAACTGCTGGCCCTGCAGCTGATCGGCGGCCGCGAGGGCGCCGCCGTCGGCCCGGCCAGCGCGCTGGTTCTCGACGAGTTGCATGAGCGCATCGCCCCGCTGCTGGACGCCTGCGGTCCGGCGGAGATGGGCGGGCTGCTCGCCGCCCTCGCCGGCCGCTTCGTGCCCGCCGGGCCGAGCGGCGCGCCCAGCCGCGGGCGCCTCGACGTGCTGCCGACCGGGCGCAACTTCTATTCGGTGGACGTGCGCAACCTGCCCACCCCCACCGCCTGGCGCATCGCCGTGCTGGCCAGCGAGCGCCTGCTCGAACGCCACCTGCAGGACCACGGCGACCACCTGCGCCAGCTCGGCCTGTCGGTATGGGGCACGGCGACCATGCGCACCGGCGGCGACGACATCGCCCAGGCGCTCGCCCTGCTCGGCGTGCGCCCGGTGTGGCAGGCCGGCAGCCAGCGCGTCGAGCGCTTCGAGGTGCTGCCTTTGGAGCAGCTCGGCCGCCCGCGGGTGGACGTCACCCTGCGCGTCTCCGGCTTCTTCCGCGACGCCTTCGCCAACCTGATCCGCCTGTTCGACGACGCCGTGCAGGCGGTCGCCGACCTCGACGAGCCGGAGGAGCTGAATCCGCTGTCGGCACGGGTCTGGCGCGAGGCGCTGCGCCTGGAGGATAGCGGCCTGGGCGAGGCCGAGGCACGCCGCCAGGCCGGCTGGCGCGTGTTCGGCGCCAAGCCCGGCGCCTACGGGGCCGGGGTGCAGAACGCCATCGAGGAACGCCTGTGGCAGACCCGCGCCGACCTGGCCGAGGTCTACCTGAACTGGGGCGGCTACGCCTACGGCAAGGGCGCCGAAGGCACCCCGGCACGCGCGCAGTTCGCCGAACGGCTGGAGCAGCTGCAGGCGGTGCTGCACAACCAAGACAACCGCGAGCACGACCTGCTCGACTCCAACGACTACTACCAGTTCCAGGGCGGCATGCTGGCGGCGGTGGAAACCCTGCGCGGCGCCCGGGTCGCCAGCTACCACGGCGACAACAGCCAGCCGGACGCCCCGCGCATCCGCAGCCTGCAGCAGGAGCTGAGCCGCGTGGTGCGCGCCCGCGCCGCCAATCCCAAGTGGATCGAGGGCATGAAGCGCCACGGCTACAAGGGCGCCTTCGAGCTGGCGGCGACCGTCGACTACCTGTTCGCCTTCGACGCCACCAGCGAACTGGTCGAGGATCACCAGTACGCCCTGCTGGCCGACGCCTACCTGCTCGACAGGGACACCCGCGACTTCATCCAGCGGCACAACCCCGGCGCCCTGCAGGACATCCTCGAACGCCTGCTGGAAGCCCAGCAACGCGGCCTCTGGGAGCACCCCGGCGAGTACCGCGCGGCGCTGGAGAACCTGCTGCTGGATGCGGAGGAAGGCTGA
- a CDS encoding CbtA family protein yields MIKRIAQTAGFAGLFAAIVLTLLQSLWVSPLILQAETYETGASAGHEPAAAEAAHDHAHAAGHEHGAEAWAPEDGWQRLLSTGLSNLVVAVGFALMLAGLFTLRAPGRSWQGLLWGLGGFATFSLAPSAGLPPELPGTEAADLLLRQYWWLGTATATAVGLGLLAFGRDWTWRLAGVPLLALPHLVGAPQPEVHVSLAPAALAQEFVVASLLTNALFWSALGLAAAWFHSRARSA; encoded by the coding sequence ATGATCAAACGCATCGCCCAAACGGCCGGTTTCGCCGGCCTGTTCGCCGCCATCGTGCTGACCCTGCTGCAAAGCCTGTGGGTCAGCCCGCTGATCCTGCAGGCGGAAACCTACGAAACCGGCGCGAGCGCCGGACACGAGCCTGCCGCTGCTGAGGCTGCTCACGACCACGCGCATGCCGCCGGCCACGAGCACGGGGCAGAGGCCTGGGCGCCCGAGGACGGCTGGCAGCGCCTGCTGTCCACCGGGCTGAGCAATCTGGTGGTGGCGGTTGGCTTCGCCCTGATGCTGGCGGGCCTGTTCACCCTGCGCGCGCCGGGGCGCAGCTGGCAGGGGCTGCTGTGGGGGCTCGGCGGTTTCGCCACCTTCTCGCTGGCGCCGTCCGCCGGCCTGCCGCCGGAATTGCCGGGCACCGAGGCTGCCGATCTGCTGCTGCGCCAGTACTGGTGGCTCGGTACCGCCACGGCGACCGCCGTCGGCCTGGGCCTGCTGGCCTTCGGTCGCGACTGGACGTGGCGCCTCGCCGGCGTGCCCTTGCTGGCGCTGCCACACCTGGTCGGCGCGCCGCAGCCGGAGGTGCACGTGAGCCTGGCGCCGGCCGCCCTGGCGCAGGAGTTCGTCGTCGCCTCGCTGCTGACCAACGCGCTGTTCTGGTCCGCCCTGGGCCTGGCCGCGGCCTGGTTCCACAGCCGCGCGCGCAGCGCATGA
- a CDS encoding cobalamin biosynthesis protein: protein MSVRHVVGLGCRRGCSMGELLELLEQTLRQQGLQAADLDCLASSAHKADEAGLRELAEHLGLPLALLPAARLARYHERLSRHSVLSLRITGSAGVAEASALAQAEALTGGRARLLCARSSSARATLAIAIV, encoded by the coding sequence ATGAGCGTGCGGCACGTCGTCGGCCTCGGCTGTCGGCGCGGCTGTTCGATGGGCGAGCTGCTGGAGCTGCTGGAGCAGACCTTGCGCCAGCAGGGCCTGCAGGCGGCTGACCTGGACTGCCTGGCCAGCAGCGCGCACAAGGCCGACGAAGCCGGCCTGCGCGAGCTGGCCGAGCACCTGGGCCTGCCGCTGGCGCTGCTGCCGGCTGCACGGCTCGCCCGCTACCACGAGCGCCTGAGCCGGCACTCCGTCCTGTCCCTGCGCATCACCGGCAGCGCCGGGGTGGCCGAGGCCAGCGCCCTGGCCCAGGCCGAGGCCCTCACGGGGGGCCGGGCCAGGCTGCTCTGCGCCAGGAGCAGCAGTGCCCGCGCCACACTGGCGATCGCCATAGTCTGA